CACTGTCCACCCATGGGACTCGCAGTGATGCGGTGACTCCACCAGAATTCATTCTGGTGCAGCGCACATGACGGGCACCATCGGAGGCCCTCGGCGAGTCGCGAGGGTGTTGGAGTCGGTGTTGCCGGCTCTGGTGTTCCTTTGGGCAGTGGCGCCATCATCGTGGTGTTGTCCTCCATGTCCAGcgaagctagggggaggagaccGAGGGCACGGCCGGCAATGCCCGCACCACGGCCCCTGCTGTGTCGAGTACGGCGCACTAGAGCCCGGATGATCCTCTCAAGCTGATGCATGAGTTGACGGAGATGGCGAGCACGGATGTTGCGAGGAAGGGAAGAACCGGCATCGAGAGAACAGGATGTGCCATCTTACCCTCCACGTGCAGGTGAGTTTCACCGTTCTTTCTCAGTAGAGCGTTGCTGATAACGTATTAGAGTACAAAATGAATGAACAGTGAAAGTGTGAATTCCCTCTCTTTTCATTGATCTCAAATGTCCCCTTTTATAGGGATGatttatgtattacatgccTAGGATTCTCCTAGGATTTAAGGAGGTTTTAAGCCTCTAAATGTGGTTGTTATATGACACAAATTCTCCTTAATATGGCTGTTACAAGATTGATGATTCATTTGATTGCTGTCATTGTTGCGCTTTGATGAGATCAAATATGGCCTAATGATGGCTTTTGTAACAATTGCAAGCCAAGAGTGACAGAGAAGCAGCACAGATGACCAAATTTGCTTTCTTGAGGTTATTTTTGGACAATTTTGTCCATCCTCTCAGTGGCTACTATTGTCAATATCATACTTAAAACAGTAGGAAATACAACTAGCTGCAAGGTTACGCATGTGaaaggggatttttttttttaatggtagCTGCCCTAGGATGAATATGGGCTGTCAATTGCTCTTGATCAAATGGATCATATTGTACTATACTACGCCGTACGGCCGTAGTAAAGGGTAGTCAGAATTTTTGGCAGTGAAGTTCATTGCTATTCTTGTAACTAAAGGTTGTAGATAAGTGAAATTTAttcttccccgcaaaaaaaaaagagagcgaAAATTACTCTTACGAAAAGATCAGATactagaaattaaaaaaaaatgctgggTTCTTATCTCTCTTATATAGTTTGCAACAAAGCAAGCTTCCTCATTTAGCTATAGCATCACTAAGTTACAAACATTATGATAGCAGAATAAATAAATTAGGCTATGGATATGCACATTTATTTGAAAGCTCGCAACCACATGTGTATGCTGTCATGAGGTTATCACAATCTTTGGCCCTGATGAATTGGTAGCGTGCAACCAATACAATACAATACAATTCTCTGCTAAGACTAATTCTGATGAGAGGCATTTTCATCTTCTAGTGTTCCCACATTTCCCTAGATCGTCAAGGTGAGTTTCCATTAAATTTCTGAAAAATTGCAGCCGTGGAGCAACCAAGCAGGAACAGGCCCAACGCAATACCCAAAGACATTCTAGTTCCCATGACACCATTCCATGCTATtttagcaagaaaaaaaatacaatctaaaatGGCAACAGATAGAACAGAAACCCAGAAAATAACTGCAAGAAAGCAAGTTACCTGTTCGCCCCCCTGtcctggccggcggcgagcagcacgCCAGCACCGCCCAGTCTTTCTTTCACATCGATCCTTCCCAGCAGGACATGATGGCTTCACACAGCCGAGTGAGTGTTGGAAATCATCTCCTGCCGTGCATACGCACATACCAtgtatagataaatatagttagAACTCAAAACGCTGATCATAATAATAGACAGTTCAAAAACACTAGTTACTAGTTGCTACAGCAACAAATTGTATTCAGTAATGATGCATAATATTTCAACCATCACTACTTTTGCTGCAAATACATCATCTTCGTTTTTTGTCACTGGTAGCATCTCCACTCATAACTAATCAACAAAAGATAGTAGCAAATGTGCCACTGGTAGCATCTCCACCCATAACTAATCAACGAACGTTAGTCAAGCAATAGCCTAGAACCACATGTAATCctaaaagaagaagaaacagcAGATAGCAGAGAAGAGCAACCATGTTATGAGTATCCGGTAATGATCAGATGGGACAGGAATGCGAGGTAGTAGGGCGTGGCTTTGGCGGCTTAGACAATGAACAGCCCATGGTGATCACGGCAAAAGCACAGCAGCAGGAGATGAGAAAACTGAGAACAAGGGGATGAAGAACTGAGATTGATCTTGCTTGCTCTATTCATCTAAAATGGTGCCATTTATATGGCTTACATGGCTAAACCGAATGCTAAACAAAAGGAAACCAGATGCTATTTCAAAGGGATAAGAAATGCAATCTAAACGAAGCAAAGCACTGTGATCCAAGCACCCGATTACGCCTTCACTCGCTGTGCGTCCTTTCTGGCATCTGTTCCTGCACATCTGCTGGCAGCCCAACAGCTCCCGATGAGGCTGGCGCGCGCTTGCGCCTGCGGTACACAACACCCACTTACCCAGAACTGAAGCATAGAATGGATGTTGAACCCACGGCAGGACCAGGATCAATGGATAAGGAAACACCTCCAACCTTAGGAGCAGAATCAATGAAACTGGTAGACTGTTCTAATAAAATGTTAGCTTTGCATTCATTGGCCCTACCGCAATACAGATAGGAATCTGAGATGAGCTGAAAGATACATGAAAAGTAAGCATCTGCCATCTTAGGAACAAATTGATCTGGACctattttctctttcttctttacAAAAATCAAAGGTATGGATGGTGGGCCAAGATCTCAACAGTCAGCACTATTGTTCTAATTTTACACGAGTTGAAATTTAAGGGTTATTACCTTTTGTATGTAAGTACAACTTGAAATTCTTGTCAGGAAGAATCTGCATTATTCTACGATCACCCACTGGACATACAGCTGCCATCTGTAGAACAATGTCAACAAAAGGGTTAACAGATGGAAAGTACACACTTTCAACAAGAGGGGAAATACATACCAGGTCACCGAGCATGATGAAATCAGCGATGAACACCATGATATGACCATTTCATTTTGATTGAACAACGGATGCTACGGTAACTTCAAAAGCCGCAACAACCATCAAATATAACATAGAGAAGCACATGTTTCTAATACACTTCAACCTGGTCAGCCAAAATGGTAAGTGGCTTCCTGACAAAGTTTTGTACCATAATTCCCCATGTGCGCTCATTAGGTACTATTCCACCACTTACTGCCCTGTTTAGAAGCATAGCAGCATCATCAAGCAATCTGACTTTGCAGTGCCAACTAATGAGAATATTGTATGTAATAATATCAGGATGCACATTTTCATTGTGTAGCTTCTCTAGGAGATTGAGAGCGGCGTGCATCCATCCCATTTTGCATAATCCATTTATGAGTGTATTGTAAGTGACAATGTCAGGAGCAAGCCCTTGATTCAACATCTGCTTTGAGAGCTCTAGAGCATCACGTACCCTTCTCTCCTTACAAAGCTCACTGATCAGAATGTTGTATGAAACATTATTTGGCTTAATACCCTTTTCTGCCATTTCTTCAAGAAGCACAAGGCTCCGATCAACATTCCCATCTTTGCACATGGCTTTTATCAGCCCGTTGTAGCTAACAACATCAAGTGAGCAACCATGAAGTATCATTTCCTTCGCAAGTCTCACAGCATCCTGCCACCTTCCATCACGCAGCAGTGCATGAATGATTGTATTGTAAGTTATACCATTTGCAACAACACCCTCCTCAAGTAAGTTTTCAAACATATGTTCTGCTTCCTCCATCTGTTCATTGTTGCACAAGTGATAAATTATTGTATTATATGAGCAAATATCAGGGTTACACCCTTGACTTCTCATCTCTTGAATGAGCCCCATCGCCTCGTCCATCCTGCCATCCTTGCATAGTGCATATATCATTCCATTGTACCCTTGTGAATTCAAAGTCAAGCCCTTTGCTGACATCTCCTCCAGCAATGCTCTTGTGTCATCCCACATGCCATTCTTGCAAAAGGAATGTAGCACGATCGTGTAGGTGACTACGTTCGGAGCAAATCCCTTCTTCTCCATTTCTCTAAGCAATCGCACAGCGGAACCGATCCTTCCAAGCTTGCAAAGACCATGCATCAATATACTGTAGGTGTGCGCGTCTGGTTGGCAGCCCTTCAAACCCATTGTCTCATACAGCTCTGTAGCCTCTGCTAGCTTCCCCTCTGCGAGACAGCCGCCAATCACCGTGTTAAACAACACGACATTCAGCTCCGGCACCCTCCCGAGCATTGCCCGTGCCTCATCAGCCTGCCTCACCCTGCACAGTCCCTGCAGGAGGAAACCATACGTCATCACGCCGGGCATGCAGCCTTTCGTCATCATCCTGTCAACCAGCCTCGCCGCCTCGCGTACCCGCCCGAGGCCGCACATCCCACGCACGACATCGTCGAACGTGTTCACGTCCGCGGCGCAACCCATGAGGAGCATCTCGTTGAGCAGCGTGGCGGCCTCGGTGACCCCTCCCTGATCGCACAGCGCGTGGATCACCGTCTGGTAGAGCACGGCGTCGGGGACGCACCCGTGCCGCGCCATCCCGCGGAGCAGCGCGAGCGCCTCGTCGGCGCGGCCGAGGCGGCAGAGCGCCCGCGCGGCGACGCCGAACGTGAAGGTGGTGGGCGGGACGCGGTCCCTGTGGACCATCCGGCGGTAGAGCGCGAGCGCGTCGGCGTGGCAGTCCGCCCTGGCGAGCACTGACAGGACGACGTTGTAGGAGCGGAACGACGGCTGAACACCGAAGCGGCGGGGCAATTGGTCGAGCAGGTGGAGGGCGCGACCGGGAGGCAAAGATCGGagcagcgggaggaggagggactcGCGGAGTGGGAGGAAGCCGGGCGGGAGGGagtcgaggagggagagggcgcggtcggggtcgccgccggcgaggagagggcggagcgggagggaggagagtgccgggtgggaggaggcgtaccaggtgaggaggaggagggaggtggccggggagagcgggagcgcgaggaggcggccgaggcggcgcggGGTGAGCGGGCGGGAGGCGAGCGTGGCGCGGAGGCGGGAGAGGTCGAACGGCGTGAGGAGCTCCGGCCACGacgtcgccgcggcgccggcggcggacggcgggaggcgaggCGGGTGGTGCTCCGCCATTTGTATCACTCTTTTGGGGTAGTGCAAGTTCAGTTGTGGCGCACATGCTCGATGCCTCAAGGTAGTACAAAACTCAGGCGAAAATTCGACGGAATTCAATGAAATTCTATGAATTTCGGTGAAGTTTCTTCGAAATCTATCGAATTAGCGATAACCCCCTATCTAATCAATGACGTAAACCCTAACGATAGGAGCCGTCTGATATTGTTTACTAGTGTTTGGTCGCTAATAATTGTGCTATTACCTTATTTATTCATCATTAAGTCAGCCAACAACAAATACTACCAAtctatatacctaattaaaaaatatgtaaggcTCAGACACGTAACTCCTCTCTCCCCgtgcgcctccgcctcctcctccctccccctaATCCCTTCCTCCCGGCAGCCTCCATCTCTCTCACGATCCCAAAAAAAATAGTTCGACCCGGCCTCACTACACGTGCTCCCCCTTCCCTCACGGCCTCCAGGGTATTTTAATATGAAGGGGCAAATTGTAATTCTTCCACCACTCTTCGCCGTGGAGGGAGCTAGCTGTAAATATGTTGCCTACATAGAATGTCATGTTGACGATTAGCTCGGGTCAAATGAGGTTTGGACCGACTATGGTTCATTAAACCAGGATGGTGGACTTATATGTGTAATTTTCAAGTTTAGGGATCTAAGAAACACCTGCTCTCAAGTTTAAGGATTAGCCATGTATTTTACTCAAAATAAAATAACCTAGAACTGAATTAGAAATAATCTAACGTTATGAGTCTATATTTTGGAAAAGAAGTAGTAAATAATTTTTTGATCACTGTTCGAGCTACAAACAATGTTAAGTCCCTATTTGGTATAACTCCCGGTCCAAGATTTCTTCGAAACGGGATATTCCTAGCTTCACAAATCCATGATAATATTTAGTTgaatcttatttttctattttaaatgaaatataaaattttaaaccacTATAATTTAACATGTAAAC
Above is a window of Oryza sativa Japonica Group chromosome 10, ASM3414082v1 DNA encoding:
- the LOC9268954 gene encoding pentatricopeptide repeat-containing protein At5g64320, mitochondrial produces the protein MAEHHPPRLPPSAAGAAATSWPELLTPFDLSRLRATLASRPLTPRRLGRLLALPLSPATSLLLLTWYASSHPALSSLPLRPLLAGGDPDRALSLLDSLPPGFLPLRESLLLPLLRSLPPGRALHLLDQLPRRFGVQPSFRSYNVVLSVLARADCHADALALYRRMVHRDRVPPTTFTFGVAARALCRLGRADEALALLRGMARHGCVPDAVLYQTVIHALCDQGGVTEAATLLNEMLLMGCAADVNTFDDVVRGMCGLGRVREAARLVDRMMTKGCMPGVMTYGFLLQGLCRVRQADEARAMLGRVPELNVVLFNTVIGGCLAEGKLAEATELYETMGLKGCQPDAHTYSILMHGLCKLGRIGSAVRLLREMEKKGFAPNVVTYTIVLHSFCKNGMWDDTRALLEEMSAKGLTLNSQGYNGMIYALCKDGRMDEAMGLIQEMRSQGCNPDICSYNTIIYHLCNNEQMEEAEHMFENLLEEGVVANGITYNTIIHALLRDGRWQDAVRLAKEMILHGCSLDVVSYNGLIKAMCKDGNVDRSLVLLEEMAEKGIKPNNVSYNILISELCKERRVRDALELSKQMLNQGLAPDIVTYNTLINGLCKMGWMHAALNLLEKLHNENVHPDIITYNILISWHCKVRLLDDAAMLLNRAVSGGIVPNERTWGIMVQNFVRKPLTILADQVEVY